Proteins from a single region of Geothrix sp. PMB-07:
- a CDS encoding CHASE domain-containing protein, with product MSPFSDAPPIEPAPSRRPWVLALVVLGLSLGITGLAWHTARQSQYQRDLNRLNRFVSRTEQSLQNRLGRYEDIARGAKGFFAEESRPLSLEKWRAYVDGLDLTTRHPGLTSLAIITPVEPADLAAFMNARPQLRGRYHRPIADPAPLRDPGQDGNHLIIELCEPGGRATLALGLDVGTSHTQRVAAERARDTGLPALSGLVYFTRPTGREDAVVLLVPEYSRPVDSLEARRQAFKGWISAGILLKPLIEDILRGEDTGVAFEVVDAFASQGPQWLYASPDWPKGATPDTLRMLDVGGRGWQLRYAIRPAFYKAEGRNQPLIILVGGVIVSLCLSAVVWSLAGTRRRALDLARSMNASLHGALQRNRSHLAYTPLAVLEMDAHFRITEWNDAAERMFGYSREDMLGQDPRLLVPEDGQAEVLPRREALLKSESGTRATMENVTRTGQRIQCDWYNAAVRNEHGEFIGAIFLADDITDRRRVEGALRQAQKLESLGVLAGGIAHDFNNLLTAILGNTEVALERIPDDPALRSAIQRIEAATQRGSDLARQLLAYAGKAHFAVRPLDLNATLIEMGDLLSVSISKMVGIRMDLQPDLPPVDADSAQFQQVVMNLVINASEAIGDHTGVITLRTRAVEYRREDLSAAFPGQVLEPGLFVRMEVEDDGCGMDAETIGRIFDPFFTTKFTGRGLGLSAMLGIVRGHRAGIRVESTPGKGTTFILLFPASEASVAQLAPEAQPLQPMTGTILVVDDEGIIRDLARTALENAGFRVLEARDGLEAVERFEENKERIHLVLLDMTMPRMGGAEAFRRIRALAPQVKVLLTSGYTQKESLESLSDLPPDGFLQKPFRVRELITRVRDILRDSNDKFTTK from the coding sequence ATGTCCCCATTCTCAGACGCGCCCCCCATTGAGCCTGCGCCCTCGCGTCGGCCCTGGGTCCTGGCCCTGGTGGTCTTGGGTTTGAGCCTTGGCATCACCGGACTGGCATGGCACACCGCCCGGCAGAGCCAGTACCAGAGGGACCTCAACCGGCTCAACCGCTTCGTGAGCCGAACGGAACAGAGCCTGCAGAACCGACTGGGCCGCTATGAAGACATCGCCCGAGGGGCCAAAGGCTTCTTCGCCGAGGAATCCCGGCCCTTGTCTCTGGAGAAGTGGCGGGCCTATGTCGATGGCCTGGATCTGACCACGCGGCACCCGGGCCTCACCAGCCTGGCCATCATCACGCCTGTCGAGCCCGCGGACCTTGCAGCCTTCATGAACGCGCGGCCTCAGCTGCGGGGACGCTACCACCGGCCCATCGCGGACCCGGCCCCCCTGCGCGACCCCGGTCAGGATGGCAACCACCTCATCATCGAACTCTGCGAACCCGGTGGGCGTGCCACCCTGGCCCTGGGCCTGGACGTGGGCACGAGTCACACCCAGCGAGTGGCCGCCGAGCGCGCCCGGGACACGGGCCTGCCAGCCCTGTCCGGCCTGGTGTACTTCACGCGCCCCACGGGCCGCGAAGACGCGGTGGTGCTGCTCGTGCCTGAGTATTCCAGGCCAGTGGATTCCCTTGAGGCCCGCCGCCAGGCCTTCAAGGGCTGGATCTCCGCAGGCATCCTCCTCAAGCCCCTCATCGAGGACATCCTGCGCGGCGAAGACACGGGCGTGGCCTTCGAGGTGGTGGACGCCTTCGCCTCCCAGGGGCCCCAATGGCTCTACGCCAGCCCGGACTGGCCCAAGGGCGCCACCCCGGACACCCTCCGGATGCTGGATGTGGGGGGACGCGGCTGGCAGTTGCGATATGCCATCCGCCCTGCCTTCTACAAGGCGGAAGGACGGAACCAGCCCCTGATCATCCTCGTGGGGGGCGTGATCGTGAGCCTTTGCCTTTCCGCGGTCGTCTGGTCCCTTGCAGGCACCCGCCGCCGGGCCCTTGACTTGGCGCGGTCCATGAATGCCTCCCTTCATGGCGCCCTGCAGCGGAATCGGAGCCACCTCGCCTACACCCCCTTGGCCGTCCTGGAGATGGACGCCCACTTCCGCATCACGGAATGGAACGACGCCGCAGAGCGCATGTTCGGTTACAGCCGGGAAGACATGCTCGGCCAGGATCCGCGCCTGCTCGTTCCCGAGGACGGCCAAGCCGAGGTGCTTCCCCGCCGCGAGGCCCTGCTGAAGAGTGAGAGCGGCACCCGCGCCACCATGGAGAATGTCACCCGCACGGGCCAGCGCATTCAGTGCGATTGGTACAACGCGGCGGTCCGGAACGAACACGGCGAGTTCATCGGCGCCATCTTCCTCGCCGACGACATCACCGACCGCCGACGGGTGGAGGGCGCCCTGCGCCAGGCCCAGAAACTGGAAAGCCTGGGCGTGCTCGCCGGGGGCATCGCCCACGACTTCAACAACCTGCTCACGGCCATCCTGGGCAACACCGAGGTGGCCCTGGAACGCATCCCCGATGATCCGGCCCTGCGTAGCGCCATCCAGCGCATCGAGGCCGCCACGCAACGCGGCTCCGACCTGGCGCGGCAACTCCTGGCCTACGCCGGCAAAGCCCACTTCGCCGTGCGCCCGCTGGATCTGAACGCCACCCTCATCGAAATGGGGGATCTGCTCTCCGTGTCCATCTCCAAGATGGTGGGCATCCGCATGGATCTGCAGCCGGACCTGCCGCCGGTGGATGCGGACAGTGCGCAGTTCCAGCAGGTGGTGATGAACCTGGTCATCAACGCCTCTGAAGCCATTGGCGACCACACCGGCGTCATCACCCTCCGCACCCGGGCCGTGGAATACCGACGCGAGGATCTTTCCGCCGCCTTCCCGGGCCAGGTACTGGAACCCGGCCTCTTCGTGCGCATGGAGGTGGAGGACGATGGCTGCGGCATGGATGCGGAAACCATCGGCCGCATCTTCGATCCATTCTTCACCACCAAATTCACGGGCCGGGGCCTGGGCCTGTCGGCCATGCTGGGCATCGTCCGCGGACATCGCGCAGGCATCCGCGTGGAAAGCACGCCCGGCAAGGGCACCACCTTCATTCTGCTCTTCCCGGCCTCCGAGGCCTCCGTGGCCCAGCTGGCGCCTGAGGCTCAGCCGCTGCAGCCGATGACGGGCACCATTCTCGTCGTGGATGACGAAGGCATCATCCGCGATCTGGCCCGCACCGCCCTCGAGAATGCTGGCTTCCGGGTGCTGGAAGCCCGGGATGGGCTGGAGGCCGTAGAGCGCTTCGAGGAGAACAAGGAGCGTATCCATCTGGTGCTGCTGGATATGACCATGCCGCGCATGGGAGGCGCCGAGGCCTTCCGCCGCATCCGCGCCCTGGCCCCCCAAGTGAAGGTTCTGCTGACCAGCGGCTACACCCAGAAGGAGTCCCTCGAATCCCTGTCGGATCTGCCTCCGGACGGCTTCCTGCAAAAGCCCTTCCGCGTCCGGGAGCTCATCACCCGGGTGCGGGACATTCTGCGTGATTCGAATGACAAATTCACGACCAAATAA
- the gltA gene encoding NADPH-dependent glutamate synthase has protein sequence MSDSITPLISSGNLPTPNWHATHEEAQSRLTRMAEALGTGDWKGVDLGAKWIYEVLRPHNEAEERELFPLLEEIGAEALHQRLHEDHRQMWDLTLQLLAEITEGQVRAPRSLTLLGQRLVDLIRDHIEAEEHLMLPLLKGKSLYASDAETQDGYLILEKKLIAPETWSFIVQAPQVARGRKPGQFFMVAPFPESERIPLTLAGGDARKGYIHFIMQEVGATTQAMGKLSAGDRLYAVAGPMGTPTELVEEGTIVLMAGGYGSAAILPAAEELHAKGRRVITILGGRSKERVLLADELGAASAELIVTTDDGTLGRKGLVTDALKDVIAREPIAEVVAVGPLPMMRAVSDLTKPHGIFTLVSLNALMVDGTGMCGGCRVTVGGQTKFACFDGPDFDGHQVDFNMLRMRSDWYKAEEQCDPSECKIGRVAATGPVDYSQYLNAPVTDLADWQTLDLGAIKPSQKMKIPRQEMACQPPDLRVCNFDEVSLGLSPEQAKLEAARCIMCKHPACIEGCPVSINIPAFLQQIVNDDPKAAARIIKESSSLGSVCGRVCPQEKQCEIKCVVGIKGLPVSIGRLERYASDSMLGSDELPPVEAATGKKVAVIGAGPAGLTVAGELVKKGHQVTVYDAFHKPGGVMLYGIPEFRLPNAIVDQEVSTLRGLGVTFVMNTLVGRSMTLEDLRKENDAIFMGTGAGLPKMMGIPGEEYKGVYTANEFLTRINLMRADLFPNYGTPVTVGKHVIIVGAGNTAMDAARAARRMGAEHVTVVYRRTIKESTARKEELEHAHEEGVEFKFLCTPVQLHGNDKGWMTHAECAVMELGEPGPDGRRSPKMTDERIMIPCDTLVVALGFDVNPLIAMTDKGLKTLKGGVVVVDNETGETSIPGVFAGGDVITGGATVILAMGQGRRAAAAIHQRLMGEAQPVV, from the coding sequence ATGTCCGATTCGATCACACCGCTGATCAGCTCCGGCAATCTGCCCACGCCGAACTGGCACGCCACCCACGAGGAGGCCCAGAGTCGGCTGACGCGGATGGCCGAAGCCCTCGGCACCGGTGACTGGAAAGGTGTGGATCTCGGCGCCAAGTGGATTTACGAGGTGCTGCGCCCCCACAACGAGGCCGAGGAGCGCGAACTGTTCCCCCTGCTGGAAGAGATCGGCGCCGAGGCCCTCCACCAGCGGCTGCATGAGGACCACCGCCAGATGTGGGATCTCACGCTGCAACTGCTGGCGGAGATCACTGAAGGACAAGTGCGCGCACCGCGTTCACTCACCCTGCTGGGCCAGCGCCTGGTGGATCTCATCCGCGATCACATCGAGGCGGAAGAGCACCTCATGCTGCCCCTGCTCAAGGGCAAGTCGCTCTATGCCTCCGATGCCGAGACCCAGGACGGCTACCTCATCCTCGAGAAGAAGCTCATCGCGCCCGAAACCTGGTCCTTCATCGTACAGGCGCCCCAGGTGGCCCGCGGCCGCAAGCCGGGCCAGTTCTTCATGGTGGCCCCCTTCCCCGAGAGTGAGCGCATCCCCCTCACGCTGGCGGGCGGTGACGCGCGCAAGGGCTACATCCACTTCATCATGCAGGAAGTGGGCGCCACCACCCAGGCCATGGGCAAGCTCAGTGCGGGGGATCGACTCTACGCCGTGGCCGGCCCCATGGGCACGCCGACGGAGCTGGTGGAGGAAGGCACCATCGTGCTGATGGCTGGCGGCTATGGCAGCGCCGCCATCCTGCCCGCCGCCGAGGAGCTGCACGCCAAGGGCCGCCGCGTCATCACCATCCTGGGCGGCCGCAGCAAGGAGCGCGTGCTGCTGGCCGACGAGCTGGGCGCGGCGTCCGCCGAGCTGATCGTCACCACCGATGACGGCACCCTGGGCCGCAAGGGCCTGGTGACCGACGCCCTCAAGGATGTCATCGCCCGCGAGCCCATCGCTGAAGTGGTCGCCGTGGGCCCCCTGCCCATGATGCGCGCCGTCTCCGACCTGACGAAACCGCACGGCATCTTCACCCTGGTGAGCCTCAATGCCCTCATGGTGGACGGCACCGGCATGTGCGGCGGCTGCCGCGTCACCGTGGGCGGCCAGACCAAGTTCGCCTGCTTCGACGGCCCCGACTTCGACGGCCACCAGGTGGACTTCAACATGCTGCGCATGCGCTCCGACTGGTACAAGGCCGAAGAGCAGTGCGATCCGAGCGAGTGCAAGATCGGCCGTGTGGCCGCCACGGGCCCCGTGGACTACTCGCAGTACCTGAACGCCCCCGTCACCGACCTGGCCGACTGGCAGACCCTCGACCTGGGCGCCATCAAGCCCAGCCAGAAGATGAAGATCCCCCGCCAGGAGATGGCCTGCCAGCCGCCCGACCTGCGCGTGTGCAACTTCGACGAGGTGAGCCTGGGCCTCTCGCCCGAGCAGGCCAAGCTGGAGGCCGCCCGCTGCATCATGTGCAAGCATCCGGCCTGCATCGAGGGCTGCCCGGTGAGCATCAACATCCCGGCATTCCTCCAGCAGATCGTCAACGACGACCCCAAGGCCGCCGCCCGCATCATCAAGGAGAGCTCCTCGCTGGGCTCGGTCTGCGGCCGCGTCTGCCCCCAGGAGAAGCAGTGCGAGATCAAGTGCGTGGTGGGCATCAAGGGCCTGCCCGTCTCCATCGGCCGCCTGGAGCGCTACGCCAGCGACTCGATGCTGGGCTCTGACGAACTGCCTCCCGTGGAAGCCGCCACAGGCAAGAAGGTGGCCGTCATCGGCGCGGGCCCCGCAGGCCTCACCGTGGCGGGCGAGCTGGTGAAGAAGGGCCACCAGGTCACGGTCTACGACGCCTTCCACAAGCCCGGCGGCGTGATGCTCTACGGCATCCCCGAGTTCCGCCTGCCCAACGCCATCGTGGATCAGGAAGTCTCCACCCTGCGCGGCCTGGGCGTCACCTTCGTCATGAACACCCTCGTGGGCCGCAGCATGACGCTGGAGGATCTGCGCAAGGAGAACGATGCCATCTTCATGGGCACCGGCGCCGGCCTGCCCAAGATGATGGGCATTCCCGGCGAGGAGTACAAGGGCGTCTACACCGCCAATGAATTCCTCACCCGCATCAACCTCATGCGCGCCGACCTCTTCCCCAACTACGGCACCCCGGTGACCGTCGGCAAGCACGTCATCATCGTGGGCGCGGGCAACACGGCCATGGATGCCGCCCGCGCCGCCCGCCGCATGGGCGCGGAGCATGTGACCGTGGTCTACCGGCGCACCATCAAGGAATCCACGGCCCGCAAGGAGGAGCTGGAGCACGCCCACGAGGAGGGCGTGGAGTTCAAGTTCCTCTGCACGCCCGTCCAGCTGCACGGCAATGACAAGGGCTGGATGACGCACGCCGAGTGCGCCGTCATGGAGCTGGGCGAACCGGGCCCCGATGGTCGCCGCAGCCCCAAGATGACCGACGAGCGCATCATGATCCCCTGCGACACCCTCGTGGTCGCCCTGGGCTTCGACGTGAACCCCCTCATCGCCATGACCGACAAAGGCCTGAAGACCCTCAAGGGCGGGGTGGTTGTGGTGGACAACGAAACGGGCGAGACCTCCATCCCGGGCGTTTTTGCCGGGGGCGATGTCATCACGGGCGGCGCCACGGTCATTCTGGCCATGGGTCAGGGCCGCCGGGCCGCCGCCGCCATCCACCAGCGCCTCATGGGCGAAGCCCAGCCGGTGGTCTGA